AGAAGACCAAGGAAAAGATACCCCCGAGGGCAGTGTCTATATTAAGACGTTTTTAAACAAGTCACCTTGGAAACCTGCGCTTATCGGCGTGTTTGCGGGTGCTCTCTATTACCCGCGCTATAACCTAGTCGACCGATTTATGATTAAGCTCATTATGAGCTTAACGGGCGGGGAAACGGATACATCAAAAGAAGTGGAGTATACAAACTGGGAAAAAGTGGCTCTTTTCGCCAAACAGTTTGCACAAATGTAAAAGGAAAATTGCATTTATAGGCGGTTTTAGACGTTTTTTTATCCAAATAAAAGAAAGTCATAAAAAACCTAAAAAAAGCCTTGCCAATGTGAGTTCGATCTCTATAATGCACCCTCGCTGACACGGGAACGAGACATTAAAACCTCTACCAAATCAGTGATAGGTCAACCTCCTAGAGGTTAGAGAAATTAAGTTGAAAAAAGTGGTTGACACAACAACTTATCTCGCTAAAATGACCGTCCGTTTTGAGAGAAGCTCAAAACAAGCTCTTTAACAATATAAACCTATCAATCTGTGTGGGCACTCGTTGATGATAATCAAAAAGAGATACTTCGGTATCAACTTAGATTTCAATGAACTGAGTGACCAATCAAGTCGAAAGACTTGGCACAGTCAATTCATTGTTGTTCTGTTGGAACAACAATAGCTTTAAAATTACTTCTTACTTTCGAGTAAGGACAGTTTTGAAGTCAGTATTCGTTGAGTCTCCCCTATTTATAGGGAATCAAAATCTTAAATTGAAGAGTTTGATCATGGCTCAGATTGAACGCTGGCGGCAGGCCTAACACATGCAAGTCGAGCGGAAACGAGTTATCTGAACCTTCGGGGAACGATAACGGCGTCGAGCGGCGGACGGGTGAGTAATGCCTGGGAATATGCCTTGATGTGGGGGATAACCATTGGAAACGATGGCTAATACCGCATAATGCCTTCGGGCCAAAGAGGGGGATCTTCGGACCTCTCGCGTCAAGATTAGCCCAGGTGGGATTAGCTAGTTGGTGAGGTAATGGCTCACCAAGGCGACGATCCCTAGCTGGTCTGAGAGGATGATCAGCCACACTGGAACTGAGACACGGTCCAGACTCCTACGGGAGGCAGCAGTGGGGAATATTGCACAATGGGCGCAAGCCTGATGCAGCCATGCCGCGTGTGTGAAGAAGGCCTTCGGGTTGTAAAGCACTTTCAGTCGTGAGGAAGGGGTATACGTTAATAGCGTATGTCTTTGACGTTAGCGACAGAAGAAGCACCGGCTAACTCCGTGCCAGCAGCCGCGGTAATACGGAGGGTGCGAGCGTTAATCGGAATTACTGGGCGTAAAGCGCATGCAGGTGGTTCGTTAAGTCAGATGTGAAAGCCCGGGGCTCAACCTCGGAACTGCATTTGAAACTGGCGGACTAGAGTACTGTAGAGGGGGGTAGAATTTCAGGTGTAGCGGTGAAATGCGTAGAGATCTGAAGGAATACCGGTGGCGAAGGCGGCCCCCTGGACAGATACTGACACTCAGATGCGAAAGCGTGGGGAGCAAACAGGATTAGATACCCTGGTAGTCCACGCCGTAAACGATGTCTACTTGGAGGTTGTTCCCTTGAGGAGTGGCTTTCGGAGCTAACGCGTTAAGTAGACCGCCTGGGGAGTACGGTCGCAAGATTAAAACTCAAATGAATTGACGGGGGCCCGCACAAGCGGTGGAGCATGTGGTTTAATTCGATGCAACGCGAAGAACCTTACCTACTCTTGACATCCAGAGAAGCCAGCGGAGACGCAGGTGTGCCTTCGGGAACTCTGAGACAGGTGCTGCATGGCTGTCGTCAGCTCGTGTTGTGAAATGTTGGGTTAAGTCCCGCAACGAGCGCAACCCTTATCCTTGTTTGCCAGCACGTAATGGTGGGAACTCCAGGGAGACTGCCGGTGATAAACCGGAGGAAGGTGGGGACGACGTCAAGTCATCATGGCCCTTACGAGTAGGGCTACACACGTGCTACAATGGCGCATACAGAGGGCGGCCAACCAGCGATGGTGAGCGAATCCCAAAAAGTGCGTCGTAGTCCGGATTGGAGTCTGCAACTCGACTCCATGAAGTCGGAATCGCTAGTAATCGTAGATCAGAATGCTACGGTGAATACGTTCCCGGGCCTTGTACACACCGCCCGTCACACCATGGGAGTGGGCTGCAAAAGAAGTGGGTAGTTTAACCTTCGGGAGGACGCTCACCACTTTGTGGTTCATGACTGGGGTGAAGTCGTAACAAGGTAGCGCTAGGGGAACCTGGCGCTGGATCACCTCCTTAACGATAAGATTATTGCGATGAGTGTTCACACAGATTGATGGTTTATGTAGTTTAAGAGATGGAACACCCCCCAAGGTGTTCGCCTAAGTGTCCCGTTCGTCTAGAGGCCTAGGACACCGCCCTTTCACGGCGGTAACAGGGGTTCGACTCCCCTACGGGATACCATGGGTCGTTAGCTCAGTTGGTAGAGCAGTTGACTTTTAATCAATTGGTCGCAGGTTCGAATCCTGCACGACCCACCATTCTTCCCACGAGAATGAAAAAACAATGTGGGCGATTAGCTCAGTTGGGAGAGCACCTCCCTTACAAGGAGGGGGTCACTGGTTCGAGCCCGGTATCGCCCACCACTCTCTAAATACTTTTGGATACAAACTCCAAGCCTACTTAATTAAGTGAGGTTGGTTTTTTAGGCTCTGAAAGTCGTTAGAAAGTGTTGTTTAACACGCGTTTGCAATAGCAAACAAAGCTCTTTAACAATTTGGAAAGCTGACGAATAACAACAATCCCCTTATCTTTAGATAAGCGTTGTTATTCAAATAAAAGTTCTCAAATCCTAGTGATTCTTTTTCAATAAAGAATGATTAGGTACCAACACACATTCAAGTGTTCTTGGAAACAACATAACTTCGGTTGTGTTTGTTCACTTTTTGCTTCTGCTTTTTTATAAAAAGCGGAAATAAAGAGTTATTTGAGTCCGGCAAAATCAAAGCTATCTCGCTCATTCAAATAATGAGATAGCGACTTTGGTTGTTTAACGACAGCGCCAAGATTTCTTTTGAAACTCTTTGGGGTTGTATGGTTAAGTGACTAAGCGTACACGGTGGATGCCTTGGCAGTCAGAGGCGATGAAAGACGTAGTAACTTGCGATAAGCCCAGATTAGGTAGTAACAACCTGTGAGTCTGGGATGTCTGAATGGGGAAACCCACTAGCATAAGCTAGTATCATTAACTGAATACATAGGTTAATGAGGCGAACCGGGGGAACTGAAACATCTAAGTACCCCGAGGAAAAGAAATCAACCGAGATTCCGAAAGTAGCGGCGAGCGAAATTGGATTAGCCCTTAAGCTTTTAGCGCGTCAGGTGAAGAGTCTGGAAAGTCTCGCAATAAAGGGTGATAGCCCCGTAACCGACAACGTGCAATCAGTGAAAACGAGTAGGGCGGGACACGTGATATCCTGTCTGAATATGGGGGGACCATCCTCCAAGGCTAAATACTCCTGACTGACCGATAGTGAACCAGTACCGTGAGGGAAAGGCGAAAAGAACCCCTGTGAGGGGAGTGAAATAGAACCTGAAACCGTGTACGTACAAGCAGTAGGAGCCTCCTTTGTGGGGTGACTGCGTACCTTTTGTATAATGGGTCAGCGACTTATATTCAGTAGCAAGGTTAACCGAATAGGGGAGCCGTAGAGAAATCGAGTCTTAACTGGGCGTCGAGTTGCTGGATATAGACCCGAAACCAGGTGATCTAGCCATGGGCAGGTTGAAGGTTGAGTAACATCAACTGGAGGACCGAACCGACTAATGTTGAAAAATTAGCGGATGACTTGTGGCTAGGGGTGAAAGGCCAATCAAACCTGGAGATAGCTGGTTCTCCCCGAAAGCTATTTAGGTAGCGCCTCGGACGAATACTACTGGGGGTAGAGCACTGTTAAGGCTAGGGGGTCATCCCGACTTACCAACCCTTTGCAAACTCCGAATACCAGTAAGTACTATCCGGGAGACACACGGCGGGTGCTAACGTCCGTCGTGGAGAGGGAAACAACCCAGACCGCCAGCTAAGGTCCCAAAGTATAGCTAAGTGGGAAACGATGTGGGAAGGCTTAGACAGCTAGGATGTTGGCTTAGAAGCAGCCATCATTTAAAGAAAGCGTAATAGCTCACTAGTCGAGTCGGCCTGCGCGGAAGATGTAACGGGGCTAAGCTATACACCGAAGCTGCGGCAATAACTTTTAGTTATTGGGTAGGGGAGCGTTCTGTAAGCCGTTGAAGGTGAACTGTAAGGTTTGCTGGAGGTATCAGAAGTGCGAATGCTGACATGAGTAACGATAAAGGGGGTGAAAAACCTCCTCGCCGGAAGACCAAGGGTTCCTGTCCAACGTTAATCGGGGCAGGGTGAGTCGACTCCTAAGGCGAGGCCGAAAGGCGTAGTCGATGGGAAACGGGTTAATATTCCCGTACTTCTTACAATTGCGATGGGGGGACGGAGAAGGCTAGGTGGGCCTGGCGATGGTTGTCCAGGTTCAAGTGCGTAGGCTGAAGGTTTAGGTAAATCCGGACCTTCTTAAGGCTGAGACACGACGTCGAGCATCTACGGATGTGAAGTCATTGATGCCATGCTTCCAGGAAAAGCCTCTAAGCTTCAGATTGTAAGGAATCGTACCCCAAACCGACACAGGTGGTCGGGTAGAGAATACCAAGGCGCTTGAGAGAACTCGGGTGAAGGAACTAGGCAAAATGGTACCGTAACTTCGGGAGAAGGTACGCTCTTAGCGGTGAAGTCCCTAGCGGATGGAGCGGTCGAGAGTCGCAGATACCAGGTGGCTGCAACTGTTTATTAAAAACACAGCACTGTGCAAAATCGTAAGATGACGTATACGGTGTGACGCCTGCCCGGTGCCGGAAGGTTAATTGATGGGGTTAGACTTAGGTCGAAGCTCTTGATCGAAGCCCCGGTAAACGGCGGCCGTAACTATAACGGTCCTAAGGTAGCGAAATTCCTTGTCGGGTAAGTTCCGACCTGCACGAATGGCGTAATGATGGCCACGCTGTCTCCACCCGAGACTCAGTGAAATTGAAATCGCTGTGAAGATGCAGTGTACCCGCGGCTAGACGGAAAGACCCCGTGAACCTTTACTACAGCTTGGCACTGAACATTGACCCTACATGTGTAGGATAGGTGGGAGGCTTTGAAGACGGTACGCTAGTATCGTTGGAGCCGTCCTTGAAATACCACCCTTGTAGTGTTGATGTTCTAACTTAGACCCCTTATCGGGGTTGAGGACAGTGCCTGGTGGGTAGTTTGACTGGGGCGGTCTCCTCCCAAAGAGTAACGGAGGAGCACGAAGGTGGGCTAATCACGGTTGGACATCGTGAGGTTAGTGCAATGGCATAAGCCCGCTTGACTGCGAGAATGACAATTCGAGCAGGTGCGAAAGCAGGTCATAGTGATCCGGTGGTTCTGAATGGAAGGGCCATCGCTCAACGGATAAAAGGTACTCCGGGGATAACAGGCTGATACCGCCCAAGAGTTCATATCGACGGCGGTGTTTGGCACCTCGATGTCGGCTCATCACATCCTGGGGCTGAAGTCGGTCCCAAGGGTATGGCTGTTCGCCATTTAAAGTGGTACGCGAGCTGGGTTTAGAACGTCGTGAGACAGTTCGGTCCCTATCTGCCGTGGGCGTTGGAAGATTGAAGGGGGCTGCTCCTAGTACGAGAGGACCGGAGTGGACGAACCTCTGGTGTTCGGGTTGTCATGCCAATGGCATTGCCCGGTAGCTAAGTTCGGAATCGATAACCGCTGAAAGCATCTAAGCGGGAAGCGAGCCCTGAGATGAGTCTTCCCTGGCGCTTTAAGCGTCCTAAAGGGTTGTTCGAGACTAGAACGTTGATAGGCAGGGTGTGTAAGCGTTGTGAGGCGTTGAGCTAACCTGTACTAATTGCCCGTGAGGCTTAACCATACAACACCCAAAGGGTTTTGATGGACTCAAAGCAAGAACAGATTGAATGTGTGAGAACTTAATCAGCTTTCCAGATTTTTACCTTTAGCTTTTTTAAAGCTGAAAGTAAGCAAGAATTTGCTTGGCGACCATAGCGTTTTGGACCCACCTGACTCCATTCCGAACTCAGAAGTGAAACGAAACAGCGCCGATGGTAGTGTGGGGCTTCCCCATGTGAGAGTAGGTCATCGCCAGGCTTTAAACATTGTCTATTTAAAGCCCTTTTTTGGTCAGACTTTAGATAGTACCACTGCGGAGTGGTAGTTCAGTTGGTTAGAATACCGGCCTGTCACGCCGGGGGTCGCGGGTTCGAGTCCCGTCCACTCCGCCACTTATTTAGATAAAGCCCTAGCAGCAATGCTAGGGCTTTTTCGTGTTTGTTGAAAATAATTAACAACGGCAAGTCGTTAAGGCTGAATATAGATCTTTTGAGCCACCTTCCAAAAGGCGGTGATCAGAGGGTTATCTAAATTAGACCGTTTGCAACACACACCAAGCTTGAATGGTCTGATAGGTTCCAGTTTAAGGCGTTCGATCTTGTCTCTTACTGGACTGTTCACAATAACCACTTCGGGCGCAATCCCAATCCCACAGCCTAAAGCAACCATACTGACGATGGCTTCATGACCGGAAACCTGTGCGTAAATGTTAGGTTTAATACGCATCTTCTTAAACCACGCGTTGGCCCTCTCTCGTGCTGTACCTGCTTCAGGTACGATAAAAGGGACTTTATTCCAATTGATAGGCTGTTTGCTCAGTTCAACACCAAAACTGCTGCTACCTGATGGAGCGATGACGGACAAAGGGATTTCACTGATAGTTTCGAACTCGAGTCGTGCCGGTAATACCTCTGGTAACGCAGAGATAGCGATGTCGGTCTCATCTTGCATTATTTTATCTATTGATTGAGCGGGATCGCCTGTTGAGAGTTCAAGCTCGATATAAGGGTGAAGCAAACGAAACTCCGCCAAGAGTTCAGGAAGGTGACTGTAGCTTGCTGTCACCGAACAGAATAGGCGCAATTTACCTTTCAGCTCTTGCTCGCCGAGTTTACTTTCTGATTGAAACTGCTGCCATTCCGTAATGATCTTCATTGCAATGGGCAGTAGCTTTTTTCCCGCTGGGGTAAGTTCTACTGAGCGGTTATCCCTTAGGAATAGATTTTGTGCGATGTCCTGTTCGAGTTTTTGGATCTGACGACTGAGCGCTGATGGACTGATATGCATGGCTGTCGCAGTTTTATTGAAGCTTTTGCTGTCACAAAGGTGAACAAAGGCTTGTAGGCTTTTTATATTCATAATCACTAATTTTGATTGATGTTGCGTTTTGCGCAATAACTGATTGTGAATATATCACTTTAAGCAATTAAAAGAGTGTTTTAGTATGAATTTATTCGATGTACACCATCACCAATATGGATATTTTCACAGGAGCTGCCGCTATGGCTAACTATTTCAATACACTTAACTTGCGTG
This genomic interval from Vibrio hippocampi contains the following:
- the ilvY gene encoding HTH-type transcriptional activator IlvY codes for the protein MNIKSLQAFVHLCDSKSFNKTATAMHISPSALSRQIQKLEQDIAQNLFLRDNRSVELTPAGKKLLPIAMKIITEWQQFQSESKLGEQELKGKLRLFCSVTASYSHLPELLAEFRLLHPYIELELSTGDPAQSIDKIMQDETDIAISALPEVLPARLEFETISEIPLSVIAPSGSSSFGVELSKQPINWNKVPFIVPEAGTARERANAWFKKMRIKPNIYAQVSGHEAIVSMVALGCGIGIAPEVVIVNSPVRDKIERLKLEPIRPFKLGVCCKRSNLDNPLITAFWKVAQKIYIQP